In Chlorogloeopsis sp. ULAP01, a genomic segment contains:
- a CDS encoding VCBS repeat-containing protein: protein MQKLGLLGILKLGLLLLFQSQLLAKNLNPLLEKAWIFHDFDGNGNSDVGWQNRESGEYAIWLMNETSLASLVFFARFSDPDSWFPSAADFNGDGKTDIFWRNFNTGENILWIMNGADIVSKTNAQLVPNSWFPYIGDLDGDGKTDIFWRNFNTSENAIWLMNGTAINNATSIQAVSTSWIAGVFDFNGDGKVDISWRNRNTGENAIWLMNGTVINSAASIQTVPYSWFPYIGDFNSDGKTDIFWRNLKTGENAIWIMDGTTIKNAAFVQTVPSSWLPYVNDLSGNGKTDIFWRNSNTGENAIWIMDGTTIKNTAFVQTVPTHWSIGIGNFNGDGKTDIFWRNLKTGENAIWIMDGTSIQNAAFVQTVPTNWLAWF from the coding sequence ATGCAAAAGCTAGGATTATTAGGAATACTCAAATTAGGCTTGTTACTCTTATTTCAATCTCAGTTACTAGCAAAAAATCTTAACCCATTGCTTGAAAAAGCTTGGATTTTTCATGATTTTGATGGTAATGGTAATAGTGATGTAGGTTGGCAAAATAGAGAGTCAGGAGAATATGCGATTTGGCTAATGAATGAAACTTCTTTAGCTAGTTTAGTATTTTTCGCAAGGTTTTCAGATCCTGATTCTTGGTTTCCTAGTGCTGCTGATTTCAATGGTGATGGAAAGACAGATATCTTTTGGCGAAATTTCAATACTGGTGAAAATATTCTTTGGATAATGAATGGTGCTGATATTGTTAGTAAAACTAATGCCCAGCTTGTTCCTAACTCTTGGTTCCCTTACATTGGTGATTTAGATGGTGATGGAAAGACAGATATCTTTTGGCGGAATTTCAATACTAGTGAAAATGCTATTTGGTTAATGAATGGAACAGCCATTAATAATGCAACTTCAATTCAAGCTGTTTCTACTTCTTGGATAGCTGGTGTTTTTGATTTCAACGGTGATGGTAAGGTTGACATTTCCTGGCGCAATAGAAATACTGGAGAAAACGCAATTTGGTTAATGAATGGAACAGTGATTAATAGTGCCGCTTCAATCCAAACTGTTCCCTATTCTTGGTTTCCTTATATTGGTGATTTTAATAGTGATGGTAAGACAGATATATTCTGGCGCAACTTAAAGACTGGTGAAAATGCTATTTGGATCATGGATGGAACTACCATTAAAAATGCAGCTTTTGTACAAACTGTTCCCAGTTCTTGGTTGCCTTATGTTAACGATTTAAGTGGTAATGGTAAGACAGATATATTCTGGCGCAACTCAAATACTGGTGAAAATGCGATTTGGATCATGGATGGAACCACTATTAAAAATACAGCTTTTGTGCAAACTGTTCCAACTCATTGGTCGATTGGTATAGGCAATTTCAATGGTGATGGAAAGACAGATATATTCTGGCGGAACTTAAAGACTGGTGAAAATGCGATTTGGATCATGGATGGAACTTCTATTCAAAATGCAGCTTTTGTGCAAACCGTTCCAACCAATTGGCTGGCTTGGTTTTGA
- a CDS encoding DevA family ABC transporter ATP-binding protein, whose protein sequence is MSQQLSTKPVVSVRHLNHSFGKGALRKPVLVDVNLDIFPGEIVILTGPSGSGKTTLLTLVAALRSVQEGSVKVLGHELYGASKRQLVQVRKQIGFIFQAHNLLECLTAQQNVRMSLRLHHEMSMQERIAKSIAILQATGMGERLDYYPDSLSGGQKQRVAIARALVSEPQLLLADEPTAALDSKSGRDVVEIMQQLAQEQASTILLVTHDNRILDIADRILHMEDGRLATDTALRA, encoded by the coding sequence ATGTCTCAACAACTATCTACAAAACCTGTTGTCAGTGTTCGCCATCTTAACCACTCGTTTGGCAAGGGAGCTTTGCGAAAACCTGTATTAGTTGATGTAAATTTAGATATTTTTCCCGGCGAAATTGTTATCCTCACTGGCCCTTCAGGAAGTGGTAAAACAACATTACTCACTTTGGTGGCTGCATTGCGTTCTGTACAGGAAGGAAGTGTCAAAGTATTAGGTCACGAATTATACGGTGCGAGTAAAAGGCAATTAGTACAAGTTCGCAAGCAAATTGGTTTTATTTTCCAAGCACACAACTTGCTAGAATGCCTGACAGCACAACAAAATGTGCGGATGTCTCTGCGTTTGCATCATGAAATGTCTATGCAAGAGCGCATTGCTAAATCTATTGCAATTTTACAGGCGACAGGCATGGGAGAGCGTTTAGATTACTATCCCGATAGTCTTTCTGGCGGTCAAAAACAGCGTGTAGCGATCGCTCGTGCTTTGGTAAGTGAACCCCAACTACTACTAGCAGACGAACCAACAGCAGCACTAGATAGTAAATCTGGTCGTGATGTAGTAGAAATTATGCAGCAGTTGGCACAAGAGCAAGCAAGCACAATTTTGTTAGTTACTCATGATAACCGGATTCTAGACATTGCCGATCGCATTCTGCATATGGAAGATGGACGTTTAGCAACAGATACAGCACTGCGGGCTTAG
- the devC gene encoding ABC transporter permease DevC, translated as MKLLNVKTSLGNLFVDPPLGWAQLRHQKLRLLVALAGIAFADILIFMQLGFKALLLDGSTLVHKNLHGDLVLVSQRTKSLLEGQAFSRRHLYQAVAVEGVASASPLYFSFGGWVNPWKKEVNNIAVIAFNPARPVLNLPDVNQQLNQIKLPNVVLFDSQSQPDLGPVAESFTQGQSITTEISGRRVRVGGIFTLGSSIFTRGHVITSDWNYLRLFGADSIDKIHVGVLTLKPEADAQNISKQIQTRLPSDVKVITRQEFIDAEQAYWAADPAGVIFNFGTIMGFIVGVVIVYQILYSDVNNHLSEYATLKAMGYTDMSLLVVVFQEAIILAILGFIPGFACSIGMYGLLGNLTRIPILMRLDVALQVFAITVVMCLVSAAVAMRRLQSADPADVF; from the coding sequence ATGAAACTACTGAACGTCAAAACTTCATTGGGCAACTTGTTTGTCGATCCCCCTTTAGGTTGGGCGCAACTACGCCATCAAAAATTGCGCTTGTTGGTAGCTCTAGCTGGAATTGCCTTTGCCGATATTCTCATATTCATGCAACTAGGGTTCAAAGCCTTATTGCTTGATGGTTCTACTCTCGTCCACAAAAATCTGCATGGCGACTTAGTTTTAGTTAGCCAACGAACGAAGTCTCTACTTGAAGGACAAGCTTTTTCTAGACGGCATTTGTACCAAGCAGTAGCTGTCGAAGGAGTTGCATCAGCCAGCCCTTTGTACTTTTCTTTCGGTGGATGGGTTAACCCTTGGAAGAAGGAAGTTAATAACATTGCCGTTATTGCTTTCAATCCCGCCCGACCTGTTTTAAACTTACCAGATGTTAACCAACAGCTAAACCAAATTAAACTGCCAAATGTAGTCCTTTTTGATAGTCAATCTCAACCCGACTTGGGGCCTGTAGCTGAGTCTTTTACTCAAGGACAGAGCATCACTACTGAAATATCAGGTCGTAGAGTTAGAGTTGGTGGTATTTTTACTCTTGGCAGCAGTATTTTTACTAGGGGTCATGTTATTACTAGTGACTGGAATTATTTACGTTTGTTTGGTGCTGACAGCATCGATAAAATTCATGTTGGAGTCTTGACTCTCAAGCCTGAGGCAGATGCTCAAAATATCAGCAAACAGATTCAGACACGCTTACCTAGCGATGTCAAAGTTATTACTCGTCAAGAGTTTATAGACGCAGAGCAGGCATACTGGGCAGCCGATCCGGCTGGTGTGATTTTTAACTTTGGTACAATTATGGGCTTTATTGTTGGGGTGGTGATTGTCTATCAAATTTTGTATTCAGATGTAAACAATCATTTATCAGAATATGCCACTCTCAAAGCAATGGGCTATACCGATATGAGCCTGTTAGTTGTTGTTTTTCAAGAAGCGATTATTCTCGCTATCTTAGGATTTATTCCTGGATTTGCTTGTTCTATTGGTATGTATGGGCTACTCGGAAATCTAACTCGCATTCCAATTTTGATGCGATTAGATGTGGCGTTGCAGGTATTTGCGATCACCGTTGTAATGTGTTTAGTTTCGGCGGCTGTTGCTATGCGGAGGTTGCAGTCTGCCGATCCAGCAGATGTGTTTTAG
- a CDS encoding HlyD family efflux transporter periplasmic adaptor subunit — MVLTPDKHSKKPPPLESVAVPKLKGRKKLTIWIAGVVAIACVGLITTYVITQKETAKVTPTPTPSLAEQTKVTALGRLEPKGEVIKLSVANAQDSRVDKLLVNEGDKVKAGQVIAILQGMDKKQAALAEAKQYLAVQRAKLAQLKAGEAKTAEIAAQEANIARIEAQLRTQTAEKQAAIARAKAELRNAEIDYKRYESLHNEGAIETYKRDERRKTWETAQATLSEANAQLANTASTLQKQIRQEKAMLEKLREVRPVDIQVAQEEVDYAATQITKAQAELNDNYVRVPVAGQILKINTRVGEQVNTSQGIVELGRTQQMYAVAEVYETDVGKLRVGQRASIVSEHGGFTGAR, encoded by the coding sequence ATGGTTCTCACTCCAGACAAACATTCAAAAAAACCACCACCCCTAGAGTCAGTCGCAGTTCCAAAATTAAAGGGTAGGAAAAAGCTGACAATTTGGATTGCTGGTGTAGTGGCGATCGCTTGTGTTGGCTTGATTACTACTTATGTTATTACTCAAAAGGAAACAGCCAAAGTTACACCAACTCCTACCCCAAGCCTAGCAGAACAAACAAAAGTCACTGCTCTAGGACGACTGGAGCCAAAAGGAGAGGTAATAAAATTATCGGTTGCCAATGCCCAGGATAGTCGTGTAGACAAATTGCTTGTTAATGAAGGTGACAAAGTTAAAGCCGGGCAAGTAATTGCCATTCTCCAAGGCATGGATAAAAAGCAGGCGGCATTAGCTGAGGCAAAACAATATCTGGCTGTGCAGCGAGCTAAACTTGCCCAACTCAAGGCAGGAGAGGCTAAAACAGCAGAAATAGCAGCACAAGAGGCAAACATTGCTCGCATAGAAGCTCAACTACGCACTCAAACAGCAGAGAAACAAGCGGCGATCGCTCGTGCCAAAGCAGAGTTGCGTAACGCCGAAATTGACTATAAACGCTACGAGTCTCTCCACAACGAGGGAGCAATTGAAACTTATAAACGTGATGAACGACGCAAGACTTGGGAAACCGCACAAGCAACCCTCTCGGAAGCTAATGCCCAACTAGCAAACACTGCCTCCACATTACAAAAGCAGATCCGACAGGAAAAAGCCATGCTTGAGAAACTACGGGAAGTACGTCCTGTGGATATACAAGTAGCTCAAGAGGAGGTAGACTACGCTGCTACCCAAATTACTAAAGCTCAAGCTGAGTTAAATGATAATTATGTGCGCGTTCCAGTTGCAGGTCAAATCCTCAAAATTAATACCCGTGTTGGAGAACAAGTTAACACTAGTCAAGGAATTGTAGAATTAGGACGTACGCAGCAAATGTACGCTGTTGCCGAAGTTTATGAAACCGATGTAGGTAAACTACGAGTCGGACAACGGGCAAGCATAGTAAGTGAACATGGCGGTTTTACAGGTGCACGGTAA
- a CDS encoding pentapeptide repeat-containing protein: protein MDADDLLGRYAAGDRDFSSTNLSGINLAQEKLSGANLIRANLAKAILTGANLSGAFLVAANLDQANLKGATLIVANLSGADLSRANLSEANLSEAVLSGAVLQKVNLSGAILQGAILAGVNLMQSNLQGANLQGANLYGADLQEANLSTANLTRANLRGSNLRGAIMPDGSIHE, encoded by the coding sequence ATGGATGCGGATGATTTATTGGGACGTTACGCTGCTGGCGATCGCGATTTCAGCAGTACAAATTTGAGTGGAATTAACCTAGCTCAGGAAAAATTAAGTGGAGCGAATTTAATTCGTGCTAACCTCGCCAAGGCAATTCTCACTGGAGCCAATTTAAGTGGTGCATTCTTGGTGGCAGCTAATTTAGATCAAGCCAACCTTAAGGGTGCAACTTTAATAGTCGCTAACCTCAGTGGAGCAGATTTAAGTAGAGCCAACTTAAGTGAAGCTAACTTGAGTGAAGCTGTTTTGAGTGGTGCAGTATTGCAGAAAGTAAACTTGTCTGGTGCTATTTTGCAAGGCGCTATTCTAGCTGGTGTGAACTTGATGCAGTCTAATCTCCAAGGTGCTAATTTGCAGGGAGCCAATCTTTATGGCGCAGATTTACAGGAAGCCAATCTCAGTACAGCTAATTTAACCCGCGCTAATCTGCGGGGCAGCAATCTGCGAGGAGCAATCATGCCTGATGGCAGCATTCATGAATAG
- a CDS encoding pentapeptide repeat-containing protein, which translates to MNIDELLQLYAAGERNFHGFSFNGASLYQVDLQGINLRGSKLIGANLSGANLRGADLSQTNLIGANLSGANLMQVNLSEADLIGANLGGAKLGEANLVGMTLSGANLSAANLSGANASQACFQGANLASAVLSATLVEVNLEGANLSHASLTEADLQQANLSGSNLIGANLSRAKLYQANLSGANLHDANLREADLRSANLQGANVNAESLQETYLLGAILPDGK; encoded by the coding sequence ATGAATATAGATGAACTATTACAGCTATATGCCGCCGGAGAACGGAATTTTCATGGATTTAGCTTCAATGGAGCAAGCTTATATCAAGTTGATTTACAGGGAATTAATCTTAGGGGTAGCAAATTAATTGGTGCTAATCTCAGTGGTGCTAATTTAAGAGGAGCAGATTTAAGTCAGACAAATTTAATTGGAGCGAACTTAAGCGGTGCCAATCTCATGCAAGTTAACCTGAGTGAGGCTGATTTGATTGGAGCTAACTTGGGAGGAGCCAAACTGGGTGAAGCCAATCTTGTGGGCATGACTTTGAGTGGAGCTAATCTCAGTGCTGCCAATTTAAGTGGAGCGAATGCAAGCCAAGCATGTTTTCAGGGAGCAAACTTAGCTAGTGCTGTTTTGAGTGCCACTTTAGTAGAAGTGAATTTAGAGGGGGCAAATCTCAGCCATGCCAGTTTAACTGAAGCTGATTTGCAGCAAGCGAACTTGAGTGGAAGCAACTTAATAGGGGCAAACCTTTCCAGGGCTAAACTATATCAAGCGAATTTGAGCGGAGCAAATTTACATGATGCGAACTTGAGAGAAGCAGACTTGAGGAGCGCCAATCTTCAAGGAGCAAACGTGAATGCTGAGAGTTTGCAAGAAACCTATCTTCTGGGAGCGATACTTCCCGATGGTAAATAG
- a CDS encoding MFS transporter, whose product MTEAKKRSHLNNRTWIGIALSFYAFIAIGIGEGGLGVLIPSIQATFNLTSATITLLFISQVSGYIFAALASSLLCSRMGLARMLLLASFCLTCALITYAVSPYWFLMVAAGTFFGLGIGLIDAGVNTYIANHQGNADLMGLLHAFYGVGALLGPTVATTLLAMNVNWRGVYFAIAAVVSLTVVGMLWAVVYNYRPFTKQTNVAGTNPVTNLSVALRTPVVLMAGLLLLVYVGTEASVGNWAYSVQTISRGTPEILAGYSISGYWLGLTLGRLATGRVVKYFGAVRTLDLTLILLGISLIAWWLLPQQLLSLPIIGFALAPVFPMTIWLMPQRIPAAIVPAGIGFMTSVASLGAAGIPAGVGAVAARVGLEIIPVLMIPLVGMMVILHRWLVRQTVTQRV is encoded by the coding sequence ATGACAGAAGCCAAAAAGCGATCGCATTTAAACAATCGAACCTGGATTGGTATCGCTTTATCTTTCTACGCCTTTATCGCAATTGGGATCGGCGAGGGAGGTTTGGGTGTTCTGATCCCCTCAATCCAAGCAACATTTAATCTGACTTCTGCAACCATCACTTTACTTTTTATTAGTCAAGTTTCTGGCTATATATTTGCAGCATTGGCTAGCAGTCTCCTGTGTAGTCGCATGGGATTAGCGCGGATGTTATTATTGGCATCTTTTTGCCTCACTTGCGCCCTGATTACTTATGCTGTTTCTCCCTACTGGTTTTTAATGGTTGCAGCAGGAACATTTTTTGGTCTAGGAATTGGCTTAATTGATGCTGGTGTCAATACTTACATCGCGAACCATCAAGGCAATGCTGACTTAATGGGTTTACTGCACGCTTTTTATGGTGTAGGAGCATTATTAGGCCCTACTGTTGCCACAACACTACTCGCAATGAATGTAAATTGGCGAGGTGTTTATTTTGCGATCGCTGCTGTTGTCAGTTTGACTGTAGTTGGTATGCTGTGGGCAGTTGTGTATAATTACAGACCATTTACCAAGCAGACTAATGTTGCGGGTACAAATCCCGTCACAAATCTCAGTGTAGCTTTAAGAACACCTGTGGTGTTGATGGCAGGATTATTATTGCTAGTTTACGTGGGTACGGAAGCTTCTGTTGGTAACTGGGCTTACAGCGTTCAGACGATAAGTCGAGGTACACCGGAAATACTAGCAGGTTATAGTATCAGTGGCTATTGGTTGGGATTAACCTTAGGACGTTTAGCTACAGGACGTGTAGTCAAGTATTTCGGTGCAGTCCGTACTTTAGATTTAACTTTAATTTTGCTGGGGATAAGTTTAATTGCTTGGTGGTTGCTACCACAACAATTACTAAGTCTACCGATAATTGGCTTTGCTTTGGCTCCTGTTTTTCCAATGACAATTTGGTTAATGCCACAAAGAATACCTGCTGCAATTGTGCCGGCGGGAATTGGTTTTATGACAAGCGTTGCGAGTTTGGGGGCTGCGGGAATTCCGGCAGGAGTTGGTGCTGTTGCAGCCCGTGTTGGTTTGGAAATTATTCCGGTTTTGATGATTCCTTTGGTAGGAATGATGGTAATTTTGCACCGTTGGTTGGTACGGCAAACAGTTACGCAGAGAGTGTAA
- the mtnA gene encoding S-methyl-5-thioribose-1-phosphate isomerase: MNFLTNQVYPVIWHNNAVSLIDQTRIPSEYAFVEISRSEDMAVAIKTMIVRGAPAIGVAAAYGIYLGALEIHTDNRDEFLNHLEKVAQMLRSTRPTAVNLFWAISRMMKVAYETIGTVDEIKTALFQTAQTINAEDLQTCQAIGDHGLKVLPSDPERLTLLTHCNAGALATAGYGTALGVVRSAWREGRLARLFADETRPRLQGAKLTAWECVQEGIPVTVITDNMAAHCMKQGLIHAVVVGADRIAANGDTANKIGTYSLALVSKAHNIPFFVAAPLSTIDFSLSDGGQIPIEERDPAEIYQVGDIILTPSGAEFYNPAFDVTPAELITGIITEKGTLAPDELKHLQEKQAV; the protein is encoded by the coding sequence ATGAACTTCCTTACTAACCAAGTTTATCCAGTTATTTGGCATAACAACGCTGTTTCACTCATTGACCAAACCCGGATACCAAGTGAATATGCATTTGTAGAAATTAGCCGCAGTGAAGATATGGCGGTGGCGATTAAAACTATGATTGTCCGAGGTGCGCCTGCTATTGGTGTTGCGGCTGCCTATGGAATTTATCTTGGAGCGCTGGAAATTCACACAGACAACCGCGATGAGTTTTTAAACCACTTGGAGAAAGTAGCGCAGATGCTACGTTCTACTCGCCCCACAGCAGTAAATTTGTTTTGGGCAATTTCGCGAATGATGAAAGTCGCCTATGAAACAATAGGTACTGTAGATGAAATCAAAACAGCTCTTTTTCAAACTGCCCAAACTATTAACGCCGAAGATTTACAAACTTGTCAGGCGATCGGCGATCACGGTTTAAAGGTATTACCTTCTGATCCAGAACGACTGACTTTGCTTACCCATTGTAATGCTGGGGCGCTAGCAACTGCTGGTTATGGTACTGCTTTAGGTGTAGTGCGTTCCGCTTGGCGAGAAGGACGGTTGGCAAGGTTGTTTGCTGACGAAACTCGTCCCAGACTGCAAGGCGCAAAACTCACGGCTTGGGAATGTGTGCAAGAAGGCATCCCGGTTACGGTAATTACTGATAATATGGCTGCCCATTGTATGAAGCAGGGTTTGATTCATGCAGTAGTGGTAGGTGCTGATAGGATTGCTGCTAACGGAGATACAGCTAATAAAATCGGGACGTATAGTTTAGCACTGGTATCTAAGGCACATAATATTCCTTTCTTTGTGGCTGCACCCCTTTCGACAATCGATTTTTCTTTATCTGATGGCGGCCAAATCCCGATTGAGGAGCGCGATCCCGCAGAAATCTACCAAGTCGGCGATATTATCCTGACACCATCTGGGGCAGAATTCTACAATCCTGCTTTTGATGTTACTCCAGCAGAATTGATTACAGGAATAATTACGGAGAAAGGCACATTAGCTCCTGATGAGTTAAAACACTTGCAGGAAAAGCAAGCGGTTTAG
- the dxs gene encoding 1-deoxy-D-xylulose-5-phosphate synthase, which yields MHLSEITHPNQLHGLSIRQLQQIARQIRDKHLQTVAATGGHLGPGLGVVELTLGLYQTLDLDRDKVIWDVGHQAYPHKLITGRYSRFHTLRQKDGIAGYLKRCENKFDHFGAGHASTSISAALGMALARDQKGEKFKVVAIIGDGALTGGMALEAINHAGHLPKTNLLVVLNDNEMSISPNVGAIPRYLNKMRLSGPVQFLKDNFEEQFKQIPFVGESLSPELGRIKEGMKRLAVPKVGAVFEELGFTYMGPVDGHNLEELIATFQQAHQIQGPVLVHVATVKGKGYEIAEKDQVGYHAQSPFNLTTGKAVPSNKPKPPAYSKVFAHTLVKLAEQNPKIIGITAAMATGTGLDKLQAKLPNQYIDVGIAEQHAVTLAAGLSTEGMRPVVAIYSTFLQRAYDQIIHDVCIQNLPVFFCMDRAGIVGADGPTHQGMYDVAYLRCIPNMVLMAPKDEAELQRMIVTGIDHTKGPIAMRFPRGNGYGVPLMEEGWEPLEIGKGEILRHGDDVLMVSYGTMVNPALQAAEVLGEHGIQATVINARFAKPLDTELIFPLAKKIGRVVTLEEGCVMGGFGSAVAEALLDANILVPIKRIGIPDTLVEHAEPNESKAELGLTSPQIAQRVLEAFFQQQLSVVS from the coding sequence ATGCATTTGAGCGAAATCACCCATCCCAATCAGTTGCATGGATTGTCGATCCGGCAACTGCAACAAATTGCCCGCCAGATTCGGGATAAGCATCTACAAACAGTAGCAGCCACCGGAGGACACTTGGGGCCAGGATTGGGTGTTGTAGAGTTAACACTAGGGCTTTATCAGACACTGGATCTAGACCGCGATAAAGTGATTTGGGATGTAGGACATCAAGCATATCCCCACAAACTAATTACAGGACGTTACAGCCGTTTTCATACGCTGCGGCAAAAAGACGGCATTGCTGGTTATCTCAAGCGTTGCGAGAATAAATTTGACCATTTCGGTGCAGGACACGCTTCAACCAGTATTTCTGCTGCCTTGGGCATGGCTTTAGCGCGAGATCAAAAAGGAGAAAAATTTAAAGTTGTAGCTATTATCGGTGATGGGGCATTAACTGGTGGTATGGCATTGGAAGCCATCAATCATGCCGGACATTTGCCAAAAACTAACTTATTAGTTGTCCTCAACGACAACGAGATGTCTATATCTCCCAATGTTGGAGCCATTCCGCGCTACTTAAACAAAATGCGTTTGAGTGGCCCAGTACAGTTTCTTAAGGATAACTTTGAAGAACAATTTAAACAAATTCCTTTTGTGGGTGAGTCTCTTTCTCCAGAATTAGGACGCATCAAAGAAGGGATGAAGCGTTTAGCTGTTCCGAAAGTGGGAGCAGTTTTTGAAGAACTCGGCTTTACTTATATGGGGCCTGTAGATGGACATAATTTAGAAGAATTAATTGCCACCTTCCAACAGGCACACCAAATTCAAGGCCCAGTTTTAGTACACGTAGCAACGGTGAAGGGCAAAGGCTACGAAATCGCCGAAAAAGATCAAGTAGGCTACCATGCCCAATCTCCCTTTAACTTAACCACAGGCAAAGCTGTCCCCTCCAACAAACCCAAACCTCCTGCCTACTCGAAAGTTTTTGCTCATACCTTAGTCAAACTCGCTGAACAAAATCCAAAAATTATCGGGATCACGGCGGCAATGGCTACGGGAACAGGCTTAGACAAACTGCAAGCCAAGTTGCCCAATCAATATATTGATGTGGGTATTGCCGAACAACACGCCGTAACTCTTGCTGCCGGATTGTCAACAGAAGGTATGCGTCCTGTTGTTGCGATCTACTCTACCTTCTTGCAACGTGCCTACGACCAAATTATTCACGATGTTTGCATCCAAAACTTACCTGTATTTTTCTGTATGGATCGGGCGGGAATTGTTGGTGCAGATGGCCCCACCCATCAGGGTATGTATGATGTAGCTTACTTACGGTGCATTCCGAACATGGTGTTAATGGCACCCAAAGATGAAGCCGAGCTACAACGCATGATTGTCACAGGTATTGATCACACCAAAGGGCCGATCGCCATGCGCTTCCCCCGTGGTAATGGCTATGGTGTTCCCCTCATGGAAGAAGGTTGGGAACCCCTGGAAATTGGCAAAGGAGAAATTCTCCGTCATGGTGATGACGTGTTAATGGTCAGCTATGGCACAATGGTAAATCCAGCTCTGCAAGCGGCAGAAGTTCTCGGTGAACACGGTATTCAAGCCACTGTGATTAATGCCCGTTTTGCCAAACCACTGGATACTGAATTGATTTTCCCATTGGCTAAAAAAATTGGGCGTGTTGTCACTTTAGAAGAAGGCTGTGTCATGGGTGGTTTTGGTTCCGCAGTGGCAGAAGCACTGTTAGATGCAAATATTTTGGTGCCAATCAAGCGGATTGGCATACCAGACACTCTTGTGGAACACGCAGAACCTAATGAATCTAAAGCAGAATTAGGTTTAACTAGTCCACAAATAGCTCAGAGGGTATTAGAAGCTTTCTTTCAACAACAGTTATCTGTTGTAAGTTAG